In one window of Chryseobacterium phocaeense DNA:
- a CDS encoding FecCD family ABC transporter permease, whose protein sequence is MRTQSKLYFYSAIGAVLLVIIAVLALNTGVYDFKGASPFNILWKYIKGDPDLSLSDKYVIWDVRAARIIMAILIGSMLSVSGTGLQGLFKNPLATGDLIGLTSGATLLAAIAIVLGGHFKEYLPETVQFSLVGISAFVGSFLSMMLVYRISTSSGKTNVVMMLLTGVAITAIGFSITGFLIYISKDEQLRDLTFWNLGSLAAATWTKNIILAVVLIISYIILLPKGKALNAMMLGEKDAQHLGINVEKLKKQIIIIVSLMVGTCVAFSGTIGFVGLIVPYILRLLFKSNYTFILPLSAICGSILLLTADTFSRSIVEPSELPIGILTALMGGPIFIAILIKFKKSL, encoded by the coding sequence TTGAGAACACAAAGTAAACTATACTTTTATTCAGCTATAGGTGCCGTACTGCTGGTTATTATCGCGGTACTGGCACTTAATACAGGCGTTTACGACTTTAAGGGTGCGTCGCCTTTCAATATTTTATGGAAGTATATAAAAGGGGACCCGGATTTATCTTTAAGTGATAAGTATGTTATCTGGGATGTACGGGCAGCAAGGATCATTATGGCCATTTTAATAGGAAGTATGCTTTCCGTTTCAGGGACCGGTCTGCAGGGGCTTTTCAAAAACCCTCTGGCGACAGGAGATCTGATAGGACTTACCTCCGGAGCGACACTATTGGCGGCAATTGCGATTGTTTTAGGAGGGCATTTCAAAGAATATCTTCCTGAAACTGTACAATTTTCATTAGTAGGAATCTCAGCATTCGTAGGATCATTTTTGTCGATGATGCTGGTGTACAGGATTTCCACAAGCAGCGGAAAAACCAATGTAGTCATGATGCTCCTTACCGGGGTAGCCATAACGGCGATCGGGTTTTCGATTACCGGATTTTTGATCTATATCTCAAAAGATGAACAGCTCCGGGATCTTACCTTCTGGAATCTGGGAAGTCTGGCGGCAGCAACCTGGACCAAGAATATTATTCTGGCCGTGGTGCTCATTATTTCCTACATAATACTGCTTCCGAAAGGAAAGGCGCTGAATGCCATGATGCTTGGAGAAAAAGATGCCCAGCACCTGGGAATTAATGTAGAAAAGCTTAAAAAACAGATTATTATTATAGTATCGTTAATGGTGGGAACCTGCGTGGCATTTTCCGGAACCATAGGATTTGTAGGCCTTATCGTACCCTATATTTTAAGGCTTTTATTCAAATCGAATTATACATTTATCTTGCCTTTGTCAGCTATATGCGGAAGTATATTACTGTTAACGGCAGATACCTTCAGCAGAAGTATTGTGGAACCTTCCGAACTACCGATCGGGATTCTTACGGCACTTATGGGAGGTCCTATTTTTATTGCTATTTTAATTAAATTTAAAAAATCCCTGTAA
- a CDS encoding heme/hemin ABC transporter substrate-binding protein: MKKLILAASILMAVYSCKKEEGAKKENTTEASSEAPKSNNKIVTLSGGITEIVSALGHEKEIVATDVTSTYPETLKATSENLGHVRSITIEPIMAVNPTLILASGKDINPELMNKIKSSGIKTEVFKQEYTVEGTKKLIADVAKAIGNTDYQKLNDKIDADMKQIQPMAKKPKVLFIYARGNMLMVSGKNTPMDALIGLAGAENAVKDFEDFKPLTPEAVVKANPDVLFFFSTGLQGAGGNEGALKMPGVAQTNAGKNKKIIAMDGGLVSGFGPRLGEAAVGLNKLLIENTK, from the coding sequence ATGAAAAAATTAATCCTTGCGGCTTCTATTCTGATGGCAGTATATTCATGCAAAAAAGAAGAAGGGGCTAAAAAAGAAAATACAACGGAAGCTTCCTCCGAAGCCCCGAAAAGCAATAATAAAATCGTTACATTAAGTGGCGGTATTACTGAGATCGTAAGTGCATTGGGGCACGAAAAAGAAATTGTAGCAACAGATGTTACCAGTACTTATCCTGAAACATTAAAAGCTACATCTGAAAATCTGGGTCACGTAAGATCAATAACCATTGAGCCTATTATGGCTGTAAATCCTACTTTGATTTTAGCGTCTGGAAAAGATATTAATCCTGAACTGATGAACAAAATCAAATCATCAGGGATCAAAACTGAGGTTTTCAAGCAGGAATATACCGTAGAAGGAACTAAAAAACTAATTGCTGATGTAGCGAAAGCAATCGGCAATACAGATTATCAGAAATTAAATGATAAGATTGATGCAGATATGAAACAGATCCAGCCGATGGCTAAAAAGCCAAAGGTATTGTTCATCTATGCAAGAGGAAATATGCTGATGGTTTCAGGAAAAAATACCCCTATGGATGCATTGATCGGTCTTGCAGGTGCAGAAAATGCAGTGAAGGATTTCGAAGACTTCAAACCATTAACACCGGAAGCAGTGGTAAAAGCTAATCCGGACGTTTTATTCTTCTTCTCTACCGGACTTCAGGGTGCGGGCGGAAACGAAGGAGCTCTGAAAATGCCTGGCGTAGCACAGACCAACGCAGGGAAGAACAAAAAGATCATCGCAATGGATGGAGGACTGGTTTCAGGTTTCGGACCTAGACTGGGAGAAGCAGCAGTAGGATTAAACAAACTTTTAATTGAGAACACAAAGTAA
- a CDS encoding HmuY family protein → MKKIIFCLLVGASFISQSCINDNEDPVAVAPVQGSLGNPKVGGATQPNQVWIDLSQTDPETKGPVQTFTRRTDWDLALYSGDKFKVVLNSSIMMAAGKIPNVTNFNQVTEASVASLKDLVQVANFNPANEVYIDDVKGNFPTGYTAIEEIKADDSGNAIYLVNMGKEIYTGSVAVGSIATGGDSRGWKKVQILRITDGYKVKSADLDGGNYSEINVIKNTAYNYNFVSLKDKKEVFIQPEKNKWDLCFTVFTNVISGAGSYIYGDFVTNNNVGGVGAYEVMVTSGSGIEAYNNFKIADVDQSKFVYNDHRVIGSNWRNPVGTNGLEVYGDRFYVIKDRDGFYFKLKFTRLTKDVTDANGQAGERGFPQFEYKPL, encoded by the coding sequence ATGAAAAAAATAATATTTTGCCTTTTAGTGGGAGCTTCATTTATTTCACAGTCTTGTATTAACGATAATGAAGATCCGGTTGCCGTAGCTCCGGTTCAGGGCTCTCTTGGAAATCCAAAAGTAGGTGGAGCTACACAGCCTAACCAGGTTTGGATAGATCTTAGCCAGACTGATCCTGAAACAAAAGGACCGGTACAGACATTTACCAGAAGAACAGATTGGGACCTTGCCCTATATTCAGGAGATAAATTTAAAGTAGTTTTAAATTCATCTATTATGATGGCTGCCGGAAAAATTCCGAATGTTACCAACTTTAATCAGGTAACGGAGGCCAGCGTTGCTTCCCTGAAAGACTTGGTTCAGGTTGCTAATTTCAATCCTGCCAATGAAGTTTATATAGATGATGTAAAAGGAAATTTCCCAACAGGATACACTGCTATTGAAGAGATAAAAGCAGACGATTCAGGAAATGCCATTTATCTGGTAAATATGGGTAAGGAAATTTATACAGGGTCAGTCGCAGTAGGTTCAATCGCAACGGGAGGAGACAGCAGAGGATGGAAAAAAGTTCAGATCCTGAGAATCACAGACGGATATAAGGTAAAATCAGCAGATCTGGATGGAGGAAATTATTCTGAGATTAATGTGATCAAAAATACCGCATACAATTACAATTTTGTAAGCCTGAAGGATAAAAAAGAAGTATTTATTCAGCCGGAAAAAAATAAGTGGGATCTTTGTTTTACTGTATTTACAAACGTGATTTCAGGAGCGGGAAGTTATATATATGGTGATTTTGTAACCAACAATAATGTAGGCGGAGTGGGGGCTTATGAAGTTATGGTGACTTCCGGTTCCGGTATTGAGGCTTATAATAATTTTAAAATTGCTGATGTGGATCAGTCTAAATTTGTTTATAACGATCACAGGGTAATCGGATCAAATTGGAGAAATCCTGTAGGAACTAATGGTCTTGAAGTATATGGTGACCGTTTCTATGTCATAAAAGATCGTGACGGATTTTATTTTAAGCTTAAATTTACAAGGCTTACCAAAGATGTAACTGATGCAAACGGCCAGGCTGGAGAACGGGGCTTCCCTCAGTTCGAATACAAACCTTTATAA